From the Pseudomonas baltica genome, one window contains:
- a CDS encoding HAMP domain-containing sensor histidine kinase, producing the protein MRGDTLFARLFGVSLGAIIIAHLLAFLWFQAYGGPPPPPPPPHMQPNESFVDSANATADEKIEAFERNEHLRPRPRPWWGGPLVPFIFQFIILIIAAWYGAKLLARPIQRFSEAAERLSENLDAPALEETGPSEARRAASTFNVMQRRIREQVQQRSRMLGAVSHDLRTPLSRLKLRLEQIDNEKLQGQMRQDLDDMIGMLDSTLTYLHEQRTSEALQRYDLQALVESLCENAEDNGALVEARGQCAPLQTQPMALRSCLSNLLDNALRYAGATQIEITDGATEVVVRVIDHGPGISADKREAVFEPFFRLEGSRNRNSGGVGLGMTIAKEAAHRLGGSLSLEETPGGGLTAVVRLSRGEHAVLRT; encoded by the coding sequence ATGCGAGGCGATACGCTGTTCGCCAGGCTGTTCGGCGTCTCGCTCGGGGCGATCATCATCGCCCATTTGCTGGCATTTCTTTGGTTCCAGGCGTATGGCGGCCCACCACCGCCACCCCCGCCGCCGCACATGCAACCGAACGAGTCGTTTGTCGACAGCGCCAATGCCACAGCCGATGAAAAAATCGAGGCGTTCGAGCGTAACGAACATCTGCGCCCGCGTCCGCGCCCTTGGTGGGGCGGGCCGCTGGTGCCGTTCATATTCCAGTTCATCATTTTGATCATCGCCGCCTGGTACGGTGCCAAGTTGCTGGCGCGCCCCATCCAGCGCTTCAGCGAAGCCGCCGAACGCCTGAGCGAAAACCTCGACGCCCCGGCGCTGGAAGAAACCGGCCCCAGCGAAGCGCGCCGCGCCGCCAGCACCTTCAACGTGATGCAACGGCGTATTCGCGAACAGGTGCAGCAGCGATCACGCATGCTGGGCGCGGTGTCCCACGACCTGCGCACGCCGCTTTCGCGGCTCAAGCTGCGCCTGGAGCAGATCGACAACGAGAAACTTCAGGGCCAGATGCGTCAGGATCTGGACGACATGATCGGCATGCTCGACTCGACCCTCACCTACCTGCACGAACAGCGCACCAGCGAGGCCCTGCAGCGCTACGACCTGCAGGCGCTGGTGGAATCGCTCTGCGAGAACGCTGAAGACAACGGCGCACTGGTCGAGGCCCGCGGCCAGTGTGCGCCACTGCAGACGCAACCCATGGCGCTGCGTTCGTGCCTGAGCAATCTGTTGGATAACGCCCTGCGCTACGCCGGTGCGACCCAGATCGAGATCACCGATGGCGCCACCGAGGTGGTGGTGCGGGTGATCGATCACGGCCCCGGTATCAGCGCCGACAAGCGCGAAGCGGTGTTCGAGCCGTTCTTCCGCCTTGAAGGCTCGCGCAATCGCAATTCCGGCGGCGTGGGCCTGGGCATGACCATCGCCAAGGAAGCCGCTCATCGCCTGGGCGGCAGCCTGAGCCTGGAGGAAACACCCGGCGGAGGCCTCACGGCCGTGGTTCGCCTGTCTCGGGGCGAGCATGCGGTGCTCAGGACCTAG
- the xopAW gene encoding EF-hand domain-containing protein, with translation MISGISSSSSYYSSLSSTNSTTSTTSAAAAKKFQEQLFASLDTDGDGSVSSTELSTALSSSESSGDKGLSGILVSLSQNFSKLDGDSSSGLSLDELEAGTQPPTDGPGDSQMVDDLLASLDSDGDGSVSSDELSTALSSAGSSTDSSQVFSALDTNKDGTISADELAAAMTPPPPPPAQNASSTSSDALFSALDSDGNGSISASELSSAMSSDSSSSSDTSSSQSETSAALSKLIASINREYQLDNSQTVGSQLSASA, from the coding sequence ATGATCAGTGGCATCAGCAGTTCTTCGAGCTATTACAGCTCACTCAGCAGCACGAATAGCACAACCAGCACCACCAGCGCAGCCGCCGCAAAGAAATTCCAGGAGCAGCTGTTTGCCAGCCTGGACACCGACGGCGACGGCTCGGTCAGCAGCACCGAGCTGAGCACTGCGCTGTCCAGCAGCGAAAGCAGCGGCGACAAGGGCCTGAGCGGTATTCTGGTGAGTTTGAGCCAGAACTTCAGCAAGCTCGACGGCGACTCCAGCAGCGGCTTGAGCCTGGACGAGCTGGAGGCCGGCACCCAGCCACCGACTGACGGCCCTGGCGACAGCCAGATGGTCGACGACCTGCTCGCCTCTCTGGACAGCGATGGCGACGGCTCGGTCAGCAGCGACGAGTTGAGCACTGCCCTGAGCAGCGCTGGCAGCAGCACCGACAGCAGCCAGGTGTTTTCGGCGCTGGATACCAACAAGGACGGCACGATCAGCGCCGACGAGTTGGCCGCCGCCATGACTCCTCCACCACCGCCACCTGCCCAGAACGCCAGCTCCACGTCCAGCGACGCCTTGTTCAGCGCCCTCGACAGCGACGGCAACGGCAGCATCTCGGCCTCCGAGTTGAGCAGCGCGATGAGCAGCGACAGCTCCAGCAGCTCTGACACCAGCAGCAGCCAGAGTGAAACGTCTGCAGCGCTGAGCAAACTCATCGCCAGCATCAATCGCGAGTATCAGCTGGATAACAGCCAGACTGTAGGCAGCCAGTTGAGCGCTTCTGCGTAA
- a CDS encoding AI-2E family transporter, whose translation MLNTDRLLVQILLLALLGACLWVMMPFASALLWGAILAYASWPLMRLLTRWLGGRETLAAAILTCGWMLLVILPLVWLGFNLVDHVRDATAFIRDVQVDGLPAAPQWLGNLPLVGPRLLQTWESLDHQGAALLQSAKPYFGQVGNWLLARSAQVGGGLLELTLSLVFVFFFYRDGPRVEAFVLRLLERLIGERAGYYLELVAGTVQRVVNGVIGTAAAQALLALIGFLIAGVPGALVLGIVTFMLSLIPMGPPLAWVPATLWLAWKGDYGMAIFLGVYGTFVISGVDNVLKPYLISRGGDLPLVIVLLGVFGGLLAFGFIGLFIGPTLLAVAYSLLMDWTRTNKAV comes from the coding sequence ATGCTCAATACCGACCGTCTATTGGTCCAGATTCTGCTGCTCGCGCTGCTAGGGGCATGCCTGTGGGTGATGATGCCGTTCGCTTCGGCACTGTTGTGGGGAGCGATCCTCGCCTATGCCAGCTGGCCGTTGATGCGCCTGCTGACCCGCTGGCTGGGTGGGCGGGAAACGTTGGCGGCAGCGATTCTGACGTGCGGCTGGATGCTGCTGGTGATCCTGCCGCTGGTGTGGCTGGGGTTCAACCTGGTCGACCATGTGCGCGATGCCACGGCCTTTATCCGTGACGTTCAGGTCGATGGTCTGCCGGCGGCGCCGCAATGGCTGGGTAATCTGCCACTGGTAGGCCCGCGCTTGTTACAAACCTGGGAAAGCCTCGACCACCAGGGCGCGGCCTTGCTGCAAAGCGCCAAGCCGTACTTCGGTCAGGTCGGCAACTGGTTGCTGGCGCGCAGTGCGCAAGTGGGTGGCGGCTTGCTCGAATTGACCCTGAGCCTGGTGTTCGTGTTCTTCTTCTACCGTGACGGGCCGCGGGTCGAGGCCTTTGTGCTGCGCTTGCTGGAACGCCTGATTGGCGAGCGCGCCGGTTACTACCTCGAGTTGGTGGCCGGGACGGTTCAGCGGGTGGTCAATGGTGTGATCGGTACGGCGGCTGCGCAGGCGCTGCTGGCGCTGATCGGCTTTCTGATTGCCGGTGTGCCGGGCGCATTGGTGTTGGGGATCGTCACCTTCATGCTCAGCCTGATCCCCATGGGGCCGCCGTTGGCGTGGGTACCCGCGACGCTATGGCTGGCGTGGAAGGGTGACTACGGCATGGCGATCTTTCTCGGGGTCTACGGGACGTTCGTCATCAGTGGCGTCGATAACGTGCTCAAGCCTTATCTGATCAGCCGAGGCGGTGATCTGCCGTTGGTGATCGTGCTGCTGGGGGTATTCGGCGGGTTACTGGCGTTCGGCTTTATCGGCCTGTTCATCGGCCCGACGCTGCTGGCGGTGGCTTACAGTCTGCTGATGGACTGGACCCGTACGAACAAGGCAGTTTGA
- a CDS encoding DUF4892 domain-containing protein — translation METTMIKPHLASLALLLSSLAVPAAWAVDVGARVHEVDATPIDERPVTEQERIYPLGALRKISGQLRMESQINARGQVSSVTYELPPERNAKEAFAAARQSLQTPGTQLLFLCEARECGESSLWANEIFSNAKLLGADDQQRFFLLRLASPDADTLLAVYSVTRTNRLVSMHVEQFTADAPLGEVLPNPATVLNELRTTGMLDYPALASAPAAPWVTLLSRALNLDSSLRVTLAGQGAAAWQTALVAAGVRESRLQLGTLEQPGLHITLIR, via the coding sequence ATGGAGACAACCATGATAAAGCCTCACCTGGCCAGCCTTGCGCTGTTGCTTTCATCGCTGGCCGTGCCAGCTGCCTGGGCCGTCGACGTTGGCGCTCGGGTACACGAGGTCGATGCCACGCCCATCGATGAACGCCCAGTGACCGAGCAGGAACGTATCTACCCCTTGGGCGCATTACGCAAGATCAGCGGGCAGCTGCGCATGGAGTCGCAGATCAACGCCCGCGGCCAGGTAAGTTCGGTGACCTATGAACTGCCCCCCGAGCGCAATGCCAAGGAGGCGTTTGCCGCCGCTCGGCAAAGCTTGCAGACCCCGGGCACCCAGTTGCTGTTCTTGTGCGAGGCGCGAGAATGCGGTGAAAGCAGCCTGTGGGCCAACGAGATCTTCAGCAACGCCAAGCTGCTCGGTGCCGACGATCAGCAAAGATTTTTCCTCCTGCGTCTGGCCTCACCCGATGCCGATACCCTGCTGGCAGTCTATTCCGTCACCCGCACCAACCGGCTTGTATCGATGCATGTCGAACAGTTCACCGCTGATGCGCCGCTGGGCGAAGTCTTGCCTAACCCCGCCACCGTGCTGAACGAGCTGCGCACGACCGGTATGCTCGATTACCCCGCCCTGGCCTCTGCGCCGGCCGCACCTTGGGTGACCTTATTGAGCCGCGCCCTGAACCTGGACAGCAGTCTGCGGGTCACATTGGCCGGGCAGGGGGCTGCGGCCTGGCAAACGGCACTGGTCGCTGCCGGGGTACGGGAATCCCGCCTCCAACTGGGTACCCTGGAACAACCCGGGCTGCACATCACACTGATTCGCTGA
- a CDS encoding alpha/beta hydrolase, translating into MKAVQELRLTLPHIELAAHAFGPEDGQPVLALHGWLDNANSFARLAPRLHGLRIVALDMAGHGFSDHRPAGASYALWDYAHDVLQAAEQLGWERFALLGHSLGAIVATLVAGAVPERIERVVLIDGIVPPNPLPHDPVARMGLALREQLALGRKRKTVHPTLERAIEARMKGHVAVSREASELLGERSLMPVPGGFTWRSDSRLMLSSPVRLSEEQALAFARAIECPAQLIIAQDGRLAQEAELLGRLPWAPVFLPGGHHLHLNDEAGADLVADCINRFFAVP; encoded by the coding sequence ATGAAGGCCGTGCAAGAGTTGAGATTGACCTTGCCGCATATCGAATTGGCCGCTCATGCGTTCGGGCCCGAAGACGGCCAGCCGGTGCTGGCCCTGCATGGCTGGCTCGACAACGCCAACAGTTTCGCGCGCCTGGCACCACGCCTGCACGGGCTGCGCATCGTGGCGCTGGACATGGCCGGGCACGGGTTTTCCGATCATCGTCCGGCGGGTGCCAGCTATGCCCTCTGGGATTATGCCCACGACGTGCTGCAGGCTGCCGAACAACTGGGCTGGGAGCGCTTTGCCTTGCTCGGGCATTCACTCGGCGCGATCGTTGCGACACTCGTCGCTGGCGCCGTGCCGGAGCGCATCGAGCGGGTGGTGCTGATCGACGGTATCGTGCCGCCCAATCCGCTGCCCCATGATCCGGTGGCGCGCATGGGCCTGGCACTGCGCGAGCAGTTGGCGCTCGGACGCAAGCGCAAGACTGTGCATCCGACGCTGGAGCGGGCCATCGAAGCGCGGATGAAAGGCCACGTCGCGGTATCGCGAGAAGCCTCCGAACTACTGGGCGAGCGCAGCCTGATGCCAGTGCCGGGCGGCTTCACCTGGCGTAGCGATTCGCGCCTGATGCTCAGTTCGCCGGTGCGTCTGAGTGAGGAGCAGGCATTGGCATTCGCCCGTGCCATCGAGTGCCCGGCCCAGTTGATCATCGCCCAGGACGGGCGCTTGGCACAGGAGGCCGAGCTGCTCGGGCGCCTGCCGTGGGCCCCGGTATTCCTGCCAGGCGGCCACCACTTGCACCTCAATGATGAGGCCGGCGCCGATCTTGTCGCAGACTGTATCAATAGATTCTTCGCCGTTCCTTGA
- a CDS encoding alpha/beta fold hydrolase: MPQLLFFAHANGFPSATYGKLFAALSAQFTVVHLPMHAHDPRFPVDDNWTSLVDELILHLEAQPEPIWGVGHSLGGVLQLHAALRRPDLYRGVIMLDSPLLTTRDQWVIRAAKRLGLIDRLTPAGRTLGRREEFADLACAREYFAGKALFRHFDAQCLEAYLQHGLRVEGQGLRLRFDPATEISIYRSVPHLHPVRLQQLQVPLALVGGVQSQVVLRHHARAAQRLAQGEFHGVPGGHMFPLERPLQTAELIREVITRWQASASIRHQESCL, encoded by the coding sequence ATGCCGCAGCTCCTGTTCTTCGCCCACGCCAATGGTTTCCCCTCTGCGACCTACGGCAAGCTGTTCGCTGCCCTGTCAGCGCAATTCACGGTTGTCCACCTTCCCATGCACGCCCATGATCCGCGCTTTCCGGTGGACGACAACTGGACCAGCCTGGTAGACGAGTTGATCCTGCACCTCGAGGCCCAGCCCGAGCCCATCTGGGGCGTGGGACATTCTCTGGGCGGAGTGCTGCAACTGCATGCGGCGCTGCGGCGCCCAGACCTGTATCGGGGCGTGATCATGCTCGATTCGCCGCTGCTCACCACGCGCGACCAATGGGTGATTCGCGCCGCCAAGCGCTTGGGTCTGATCGACCGTTTGACGCCTGCCGGGCGCACCTTGGGACGGCGCGAGGAGTTTGCCGACCTGGCTTGCGCCCGTGAGTATTTCGCGGGCAAGGCGCTGTTTCGCCATTTCGATGCGCAGTGCCTTGAGGCCTATCTGCAGCACGGTTTGCGAGTCGAGGGGCAGGGGTTGCGGCTACGCTTCGATCCGGCCACGGAAATCAGCATCTATCGCAGCGTCCCCCATCTGCACCCCGTGCGCCTGCAGCAGTTGCAAGTGCCGCTGGCATTGGTGGGCGGGGTGCAAAGCCAGGTGGTGCTGCGTCATCATGCGCGAGCGGCTCAGCGACTGGCCCAAGGGGAGTTTCATGGCGTACCCGGTGGGCACATGTTTCCCCTTGAGCGGCCGCTGCAAACGGCCGAGCTGATCCGTGAGGTTATTACCCGCTGGCAGGCGTCAGCGTCAATCCGTCATCAGGAGTCTTGTCTATGA
- the sixA gene encoding phosphohistidine phosphatase SixA, with product MKLWVLRHGEAHHQAPTDAERELTEAGRAEVLRSAAHLQGLALDAIYASPYVRAQQTAKLVRDALGHGEPMRTVAWLTPDQSPSAVITQLEAIKLENILLVSHQPLVSTLLGLLDNHEHHMGTASLAELDGEWPLAGLMTLKSLRHA from the coding sequence ATGAAGCTATGGGTACTGCGCCATGGTGAGGCGCACCATCAGGCGCCGACCGATGCCGAGCGGGAGCTGACCGAGGCGGGGCGCGCAGAGGTGCTGCGCAGCGCAGCGCATCTGCAAGGGCTGGCGCTGGACGCTATCTATGCCAGCCCCTATGTTCGGGCGCAGCAGACGGCGAAGTTGGTCCGCGACGCACTCGGTCATGGCGAACCCATGAGGACAGTGGCGTGGCTGACACCGGACCAGTCGCCGAGTGCAGTCATCACTCAGTTGGAGGCGATAAAGCTGGAAAACATCCTGCTGGTCAGCCATCAACCCCTGGTCAGCACCTTGCTCGGGCTGCTGGACAACCATGAACATCACATGGGTACCGCCAGCCTGGCAGAGCTGGACGGCGAGTGGCCGTTGGCCGGGTTGATGACGCTCAAGAGCCTGCGGCACGCTTGA
- a CDS encoding DUF4389 domain-containing protein, giving the protein MNAPRPPSTHESIILRIVWMLVFVLVWQVAQFLLGALVLVQLIYRLIYSAPNAGLMNFGDSLSQYLAQIGRFGSFHTEQKPWPFSDWPAPRPPEGEAPHSVPPAAHPVRDEDPKL; this is encoded by the coding sequence ATGAACGCTCCCCGTCCCCCCTCGACCCATGAATCGATCATTCTGCGCATCGTCTGGATGCTGGTGTTCGTCCTCGTCTGGCAGGTCGCGCAGTTTCTGCTCGGCGCGCTGGTCTTGGTACAACTGATCTACCGTCTGATCTACAGCGCGCCGAACGCCGGGCTGATGAACTTCGGCGACAGCCTGAGCCAGTACCTGGCGCAGATCGGCCGTTTCGGCAGTTTTCATACCGAGCAAAAGCCTTGGCCGTTCAGCGACTGGCCGGCGCCGCGCCCACCTGAAGGCGAAGCGCCCCACAGCGTACCGCCCGCCGCGCATCCGGTGCGCGACGAGGACCCCAAGCTATGA
- a CDS encoding NAD(P)H-dependent glycerol-3-phosphate dehydrogenase, producing MTDKQPVAVLGGGSFGTAAANLLAENGHRVLQWMRDPEQARAMREQRENPRYLKGIKVHPGVEPVTDLLATLEAAPLIFVALPSSALRAVLADHEALLAGKMMVSLTKGIEAQSFKLMSEILEEIAPRARIGVLSGPNLAREVAEHALTATVIASADEQLCQSVQQALHGPTFRVYASTDRFGVELGGALKNVYAIIAGMAVALGMGENTKSMLITRALAEMTRFAVSQGANPMTFLGLAGVGDLIVTCSSPKSRNYQVGFALGEGLSLEEAVSRLGEVAEGVNTLKVLKAKAQEAQVYMPLVAGLHAILFEGRTLKQVIEVLMHAEPKTDVDFISISGFN from the coding sequence ATGACTGATAAACAGCCTGTGGCAGTGCTAGGCGGTGGCAGTTTCGGGACCGCCGCCGCCAATCTGCTGGCCGAGAATGGTCATCGTGTGCTGCAGTGGATGCGCGACCCCGAGCAGGCCCGTGCCATGCGCGAGCAGCGGGAGAATCCACGCTACCTCAAGGGCATCAAGGTGCATCCAGGCGTGGAGCCGGTCACCGACCTGCTGGCCACGCTCGAAGCGGCGCCGCTGATTTTCGTGGCCCTGCCGTCCAGCGCCCTGCGTGCGGTATTGGCCGACCACGAGGCGCTGCTGGCGGGCAAGATGATGGTCAGTCTGACCAAGGGCATCGAGGCCCAGTCGTTCAAATTGATGAGCGAGATCCTCGAGGAGATCGCTCCGCGAGCGCGTATCGGTGTGCTCTCCGGGCCGAACCTGGCCCGTGAAGTGGCCGAGCACGCCCTGACCGCCACCGTCATCGCCAGCGCCGACGAGCAGCTCTGCCAGAGCGTCCAGCAGGCGCTGCACGGCCCGACGTTTCGGGTGTATGCAAGCACCGATCGCTTTGGCGTCGAGCTCGGCGGCGCGCTCAAGAACGTGTACGCGATTATCGCCGGCATGGCCGTGGCGCTGGGCATGGGCGAGAACACCAAGAGCATGCTGATCACCCGTGCCCTGGCGGAGATGACCCGCTTTGCCGTCAGCCAGGGTGCCAACCCCATGACCTTCCTCGGGCTCGCCGGCGTCGGCGACCTGATCGTCACCTGCTCGTCGCCCAAGAGCCGTAACTATCAGGTCGGTTTTGCCTTGGGCGAAGGCCTCAGCCTGGAAGAGGCGGTCAGCCGCCTGGGCGAAGTAGCGGAGGGCGTCAACACCCTCAAGGTGCTGAAAGCCAAGGCGCAGGAGGCGCAGGTCTATATGCCACTGGTCGCCGGGCTACACGCGATTCTGTTCGAGGGTCGTACCTTGAAGCAGGTCATCGAAGTGCTGATGCATGCCGAACCCAAGACCGATGTCGACTTCATCTCGATCAGCGGTTTCAATTGA
- a CDS encoding ATP-binding protein, whose protein sequence is MKLRRKWDIHTRTQLISLGPAILLTLLLICFFTFVRIQDLRQELNHTGQLIANQLAPASEYGVVTGNTDVLEALMNATLAIPHVRFLEIQNAQDRILAYVEQPSEGDTPSRRIEVFQAPIRQQRNALKDATERGVPPSEISGELPEYLGRVIVGMSDDAFSQRQQEIVLKAGVLALFALILTFLLARRLSRDLSQPISDMSAAVTAIREGDFQAVLPVPPGDTELGELARHLNELATGLQQASHEQRVAMDELIHTREEAERANSAKSEFLAMMSHELRTPMNGVLGMLQLLETTQMTDEQKEYAALATQSTEHLLKVINDILDFSRIERANLELEHIAFDLPQLIELIAQPFRLDAEQRGLRLELEIGAALRGVHVAGDPTRIRQILVNLIGNALKFTEAGHVRIEVSSQALDHDLIWLTCTVSDTGIGISAQNLESMFVAFRQADSSISRRYGGTGLGLPIARNLAERMGGTLHADSEVGQGSTFTLELPLALSNPPLVVSVPAPARSSPNDGTKTIGTGLHVLLVEDNPVNQTVIEAMLRSLGFTVSVVGDGAQAVTEVSRLRFDAVLMDCRLPVIDGYEATRRIRLLTLHNDVPVIALTANALHGDREACIDAGMNDYLAKPFKRSDLLLILQRWIS, encoded by the coding sequence GTGAAGCTGCGGCGCAAGTGGGATATCCATACCCGCACCCAGCTGATCAGCCTGGGCCCGGCGATCTTGCTGACGCTGCTGTTGATCTGTTTTTTCACCTTCGTCCGCATCCAGGACCTGCGCCAGGAACTCAACCACACCGGCCAGTTGATCGCCAACCAGTTGGCCCCCGCCTCCGAATACGGCGTAGTGACGGGTAACACTGACGTGCTTGAAGCACTGATGAACGCCACCCTGGCGATTCCCCATGTGCGTTTCCTGGAAATCCAGAATGCTCAGGACCGCATCCTCGCCTACGTCGAGCAGCCCAGCGAGGGCGACACGCCGTCCCGACGCATCGAGGTGTTCCAGGCTCCCATTCGCCAGCAGCGCAACGCTCTCAAGGACGCCACCGAGCGCGGCGTGCCACCCAGCGAGATCAGCGGCGAACTGCCCGAGTATCTAGGTCGAGTGATTGTCGGCATGTCGGATGACGCGTTCAGCCAGCGCCAGCAGGAGATCGTCCTCAAGGCCGGTGTGCTGGCGCTGTTCGCCTTGATTCTGACCTTCCTGCTGGCCCGGCGCCTGTCCCGCGACCTGTCACAACCGATCAGCGACATGAGCGCCGCCGTCACTGCCATTCGCGAGGGCGACTTCCAGGCCGTACTGCCGGTACCCCCTGGCGATACCGAGCTGGGCGAACTGGCGCGCCACCTCAACGAACTGGCCACCGGGCTGCAACAAGCCAGCCACGAGCAGCGCGTGGCCATGGACGAACTCATCCATACCCGCGAAGAAGCAGAACGCGCCAACAGCGCCAAATCGGAATTCCTGGCGATGATGAGCCACGAATTGCGCACACCCATGAACGGCGTGCTGGGCATGCTGCAGTTGCTCGAAACCACGCAGATGACCGACGAGCAGAAGGAATATGCCGCGCTGGCGACTCAATCGACCGAACACTTGCTCAAGGTCATCAACGACATTCTCGATTTCTCGCGTATCGAGCGCGCCAACCTGGAACTGGAACACATCGCTTTCGACTTGCCGCAACTGATCGAACTGATTGCCCAGCCCTTCCGCCTCGATGCCGAGCAGCGCGGCCTGCGCCTGGAGCTGGAAATCGGTGCAGCGTTGCGTGGCGTGCACGTCGCCGGCGACCCGACGCGCATCCGGCAGATACTGGTCAACCTGATCGGCAACGCGTTGAAGTTCACCGAGGCGGGCCATGTGCGTATCGAAGTCTCCAGCCAGGCGTTGGACCACGACCTGATCTGGCTGACCTGTACGGTGAGCGACACTGGCATCGGTATCAGCGCGCAGAACCTCGAATCGATGTTCGTCGCCTTCCGCCAGGCCGACAGTTCGATTTCCCGGCGCTACGGCGGCACCGGCCTGGGCCTGCCGATTGCGCGTAACCTGGCCGAGCGCATGGGCGGCACCCTGCATGCCGACAGCGAGGTCGGCCAGGGCTCCACCTTTACCCTGGAACTGCCGCTGGCATTGAGCAACCCGCCGCTGGTGGTCAGCGTGCCAGCGCCCGCACGATCAAGTCCCAACGATGGCACCAAGACCATCGGGACCGGCTTGCACGTGCTGCTGGTGGAAGACAATCCGGTCAACCAGACCGTTATCGAAGCCATGCTGCGCAGCCTGGGCTTCACCGTCAGCGTGGTCGGCGATGGCGCCCAGGCAGTGACGGAAGTATCGCGTTTGCGCTTCGATGCGGTACTGATGGATTGCCGTCTGCCGGTCATCGACGGATACGAAGCCACACGCAGAATTCGTCTGCTAACGTTGCATAACGACGTTCCTGTCATTGCCCTCACCGCCAACGCGCTGCATGGCGATCGGGAAGCCTGTATCGACGCCGGGATGAACGATTACCTGGCCAAACCGTTCAAACGCAGCGATCTGTTGCTGATCCTGCAGCGCTGGATATCCTGA
- the fabA gene encoding 3-hydroxyacyl-[acyl-carrier-protein] dehydratase FabA: protein MTKQNAFTREDLLRCSRGELFGQGNAQLPAGNMLMVDRITHISEEGGAYGKGELVAELDINPDLWFFACHFEGDPVMPGCLGLDAMWQLVGFFLGWQGLPGRGRALGSGEVKFTGQVLPTAKKVTYNIQIKRVMKGKLNLAIADGTVSVDGKQIYTAEGLRVGVFTSTENF from the coding sequence ATGACCAAACAAAACGCCTTTACCCGGGAAGACCTGCTGCGCTGCAGTCGCGGTGAGCTGTTCGGCCAAGGTAATGCGCAACTGCCCGCCGGCAACATGCTGATGGTGGATCGCATCACTCATATCAGCGAAGAAGGCGGTGCATACGGCAAAGGTGAATTGGTCGCCGAGCTGGATATCAACCCGGACCTGTGGTTCTTCGCCTGCCATTTCGAAGGCGACCCGGTAATGCCGGGCTGCCTGGGCCTCGACGCCATGTGGCAGTTGGTCGGCTTCTTCCTGGGCTGGCAGGGCTTGCCTGGCCGCGGTCGCGCACTGGGCTCGGGCGAGGTGAAATTCACCGGTCAGGTACTGCCGACCGCCAAGAAGGTCACGTACAACATCCAGATCAAGCGTGTCATGAAGGGCAAGCTGAACCTGGCAATCGCCGATGGTACTGTCAGCGTTGACGGTAAGCAGATCTACACCGCCGAAGGCCTTCGGGTCGGCGTGTTCACATCCACCGAAAATTTCTAA